A single region of the Vanessa tameamea isolate UH-Manoa-2023 chromosome 18, ilVanTame1 primary haplotype, whole genome shotgun sequence genome encodes:
- the LOC113400092 gene encoding protein disabled isoform X5: protein MFNHKLPTDFPMQTLRKKTSPCKFIYEPLADKNEPGRFLGEGVSFRAKLIGVLEVPEARGDRMCQEALADLKMAIRAAGEHKQRIQVHVAIDGLRLRDDKTGDSLYHHPVHKISFIAQDMTDSRAFGYIFGSPDTGHRFFGIKTDKAASQVVIAMRDLFQVVFELKKKEVEMAKQQLEGKNVTSSLIRHTTSTVTDTKTKIIPMTGEPSSSITKPEGAGEGGVAELVDLEQELCSLRRGLTQVEGLTPSTDPFGDSFIIPAQKGLLPPPPGAPRGRVPPRSLSPGKPVSFDLSSVAGDFEPKPATLVDEPDPPELKNPPKKVLKDLVPPTHSLLSDILPGPSETRAEAYGPPTALSSLSRHSGGTVAIAKPPRPTFSSDFFASDPFAETDPFDNTDPFSDTFRDDPFTSLQDFPKLSSLRTEEPKSDLSKELIQDKLEPETARNVFNGPLQVSLPPEPAPKSPRLPRQNTNTSTIRQRPHASSKLNSESASPPPPLPPKKIAELSLIPPPRPPHDHEDMEESETPPLPKPARKKEPLADRSMKPRQSSLATNSSEDEYLTPAPPPLPAAKRFDITLSQLLTLTMDDLAARLRVPAATLSSMTLPQLTDYLRSYVATENEKAHVHMDPAIRPEKERITPMIPEISAPSRVPEKPAAKAPVTTEFKPQFEDNFAPTETSDGFVANFDDFDQKANPTYDKYAAFREIQEQELKAKSILDPIASEVKQEDDKELTSIADLIKTEEHKVEERKELDKSPLKSLDELTIDSFNMFRNSVSPKPIDAKIEDIKTVMKNLQIEKARRSVSPRDNGVTETKSDDNNDRYAALREITIIEPPDEFESIPPEAPKERKKSDEKSDGFDNSDFFDCIDNSSLSFNVEDAFRKSPGVKDKEEEKKVEEKKETPIEVMPPPPVRDLQPPTRLSAGSISDVNSGSSPDTKERCLPPVMSVGGLTRLGWGEGWSSDSRDSEPRTRRRRTHNRGLSVQTSSSSRDVSPWDEEPPRRAARRERESRESRESRESRESRESRESRESRHNSSGSRECLDSGSGREKEKPRDKRGSRDIDLNRDGRESARDRRDSGSGRDRRDVSKERDHRDHRERDRRDRRSREREKDTWSRERNYSRERDYRDSRSRERSKDYRDMDRHRKPIHSYDEEDYSDGGSGRSSPRERWPDQRWRRDERNYGSLGWRETRRRNELRQSEDPNERRYGSTLGWPGRRSTTIASRREVEREMRDARESARDARDARDSGRDSGRDSRDPRDSGRDSRDARDSGRDSGRDSRDPRDSGRESGRDSRDTRESVRDARDPRRRRREEPRTRPRDYRFSNDFSPREREHTSPFDNDFQDTPTPTTKKRAPYSCLEGTRFGFELEDSTASPLSGSSARARDGDSPATRFRFDSDSLSPRSMFEDDFTTISTPRGRTASIAEEDEGDLPPLRAKPQQHRDIKKSDSVNIFTRESDPFEGDAFFACTGSDRVARRENWPGEFQGFDNA, encoded by the exons ATGTTCAATCACAAGTTACCGACTGACTTTCCGATGCAAACCCTCCGTAAGAAAACCAGCCCTTGCAAAT TCATTTATGAACCTCTCGCAGACAAGAACGAGCCGGGTCGCTTCCTCGGCGAGGGTGTCTCGTTTCGCGCCAAACTTATTGGCGTACTCGAGGTACCGGAGGCGCGAGGTGACAGGATGTGTCAGGAAGCGCTTGCAGATTTAAAGATGGCTATTAGAGCGGCAGGGGAGCATAAACAGAGGATACAGGTCCATGTTGCCATCGATGGACTGCGCCTGCGCGATGATAAGACCGGT GACTCTTTGTATCATCATCCTGTCCACAAGATATCCTTCATCGCGCAGGACATGACGGACTCTCGTGCGTTCGGCTACATATTTGGATCTCCCGACACCGGTCATCGCTTCTTTGGTATCAAGACTGATAAAGCAGCTAGTCAA GTAGTTATAGCAATGAGGGACTTATTTCAAGTAGTATTTGAACTTAAGAAAAAAGAAGTAGAAATGGCAAAGCAGCAACTTGAAGGAAAAAATGTTACCAGTAGTCTCATACGGCATACCACCAGTACAGTTACAGATACAAAAACTAAG ATTATACCAATGACTGGGGAGCCTAGTTCTTCTATAACCAAACCCGAAGGTGCTGGAGAAGGGGGAGTCGCAGAGTTGGTAGACTTGGAACAAGAGCTGTGCTCGCTGAGAAGAGGTCTCACGCAGGTCGAGGGCCTGACTCCTTCGACTGATCCTTTCGGGGACTCCTTTATTATCCCTGCTCAG AAGGGGTTGTTGCCCCCTCCCCCCGGCGCGCCCCGCGGCCGCGTCCCTCCGCGCTCGCTGAGCCCCGGGAAGCCGGTTTCCTTCGACCTTTCGTCGGTTGCGGGCGACTTCGAACCCAAGCCCGCCACGCTCGTGGACGAGCCGGACCCGCCG GAGCTCAAAAACCCACCAAAGAAAGTGCTCAAAGACCTCGTACCGCCGACGCATTCCCTCCTATCCGATATCTTGCCGGGCCCGAGCGAGACGCGGGCGGAGGCCTACGGGCCGCCCACGGCCCTGAGCTCCCTGTCCCGGCATTCTGGCGGCACGGTCGCGATCGCTAAGCCGCCCCGGCCGACATTCTCGTCCGACTTTTTTGCGTCCGATCCGTTCGCGGAGACCGACCCCTTCGACAACACCGACCCCTTCTCCGACACCTTCAGGGACGACCCCTTCACGAGCCTGCAGGATTTCCCGAAACTCTCCTCGCTGAGGACGGAGGAGCCGAAGAGCGACCTCAGTAAGGAATTGATACAGGATAAGCTGGAGCCGGAAACGGCCCGGAACGTGTTCAATGGGCCGCTGCAGGTGTCGCTGCCGCCGGAGCCGGCGCCCAAGTCGCCGCGACTGCCGCGACAG AACACGAACACGAGTACTATCAGACAGCGACCGCACGCCAGCTCCAAGCTGAACTCCGAGAGCGCGTCGCCCCCTCCTCCTCTACCCCCTAAGAAGATTGCCGAACTCAGCCTCATCCCGCCGCCGCGACCACCACACGACCATGAAGATATGGAAGAGTCGGAAACGCCACCGTTGCCTAAGCCTGCCAGGAAGAAGGAGCCGTTG GCCGACCGCAGCATGAAGCCGCGTCAGTCGTCGCTGGCCACGAACAGCAGCGAGGACGAGTACCTGACGCCGGCGCCGCCCCCCCTCCCCGCCGCCAAGCGTTTCGACATCACGCTCAGCCAACTACTCACACTCACTATGGACGATTTAGCTGCCag ACTCCGCGTACCAGCTGCCACGTTATCCTCAATGACTCTACCTCAACTCACAGACTACCTCAGATCATATGTGGCGACAGAAAACGAGAAAGCG CACGTTCATATGGACCCAGCCATCCGACCAGAAAAGGAAAGAATAACTCCAATGATTCCTGAAATATCTGCACCATCTAGAGTACCAGAAAAACCTGCCGCTAAAGCACCTGTAACTACAGAATTCAAACCCCAGTTTGAAGATAATTTCGCTCCGACGGAAACCTCAGATGGTTTTGTAGCCAATTTCGATGATTTTGACCAAAAAGCAAATCCCACTTACGACAAATATGCAGCATTTAGAGAAATACAAGAACAAGAATTGAAAGCAAAGTCAATATTAGATCCTATCGCATCAGAAGTAAAACAAGAGGACGACAAAGAGTTAACATCAATAGCCGACTTAATAAAAACTGAAGAACATAAAGTCGAGGAGAGGAAAGAACTAGACAAGAGTCCATTAAAGAGCTTAGACGAGCTCACGATAGATTCGTTCAACATGTTTCGTAATTCTGTAAGTCCGAAACCCATCGATGCAAAAATCGAAGACATAAAGACGGTTATGAAAAATTTGCAAATAGAAAAGGCTAGGCGTAGTGTCTCGCCGCGCGACAACGGTGTAACAGAGACGAAATCCGACGACAACAACGACAGATATGCTGCTTTAcgtgaaataacaataatagaaCCGCCGGACGAATTCGAATCAATACCGCCAGAAGCGCCCAAGGAACGCAAGAAGTCGGACGAAAAATCGGACGGTTTTGATAATTCCGATTTTTTCGATTGTATCGATAATAGTTCCCTGTCTTTTAATGTGGAGGATGCATTCAGAAAGAGCCCTGGAGTTAAAGATAAGGAAGAGGAGAAGAAAGTTGAGGAAAAGAAAGAGACGCCGATAGAAGTGATGCCGCCGCCGCCGGTGAGAGATCTGCAACCGCCGACGCGGCTCTCCGCTGGGTCCATCAGTGATGTGAATAGCGGCTCTTCTCCAGATACtaaag AGCGATGCCTTCCCCCTGTGATGTCGGTGGGGGGCCTCACGCGCCTGGGCTGGGGAGAGGGTTGGTCCTCCGACTCGCGAGACTCGGAGCCGCGCACCCGACGACGTCGGACGCACAACAGGGGACTGTCTG TGCAAACGTCGTCGTCGTCGCGCGACGTGTCCCCGTGGGACGAGGagccgccgcgccgcgccgcgcgccgcgagCGGGAGTCGCGGGAGTCGCGGGAGTCGCGGGAGTCGCGGGAGTCGCGGGAGTCGCGGGAGTCGCGAGAGTCGCG ACACAATTCATCTGGTTCTAGAGAATGTCTAGACTCTGGCAGTGGAAGAGAAAAGGAAAAGCCGAGAGATAAGCGGGGCAGTAGAGATATCGATTTGAATAGAGACGGTAGAGAATCCGCCAGGGATAGGAGGGACTCCGGTAGCGGGAGAGACAGGCGTGACGTCAGCAAGGAGAGGGACCACAGGGACCACAGGGAGAGAGACAGGCGCGATCGGAGAAgtagagagagagagaaggATACGTGGAGTAGAGAGAGGAATTACAGTAGGGAGAGAGATTACAGAGACTCGCGGAGCAGAGAGCGGTCGAAAGATTATAGAGACATGGACCGGCATCGGAAACCGATACATTCATACGACGAGGAAGA CTACAGCGATGGCGGCTCTGGAAGGTCTTCTCCCCGGGAGCGGTGGCCCGACCAACGCTGGAGAAGGGATG AGAGAAATTACGGCTCCTTAGGATGGCGGGAAACTCGACGAAGAAATGAATTAAGACAAAGTGAAGATCCAAACGAAAGAAG aTATGGATCTACATTAGGGTGGCCGGGTCGTCGCTCAACAACTATTGCTTCTAGACGGGAAGTCGAGCGAGAAATGCGGGACGCTAGGGAATCCGCCCGGGACGCGCGTGACGCTCGAGATTCCGGCCGCGACTCGGGAAGAGATTCGAGAGATCCTCGCGACTCGGGCAGAGACTCTCGAGACGCGCGGGATTCCGGTAGAGACTCGGGAAGGGATTCGCGCGATCCGCGAGACTCGGGGCGCGAGTCGGGACGGGATTCGAGAGACACGAGGGAGTCAGTCCGGGACGCCCGGGATCCGAGGAGGCGGCGACGTGAGGAGCCTCGGACAAGACCGCGGGATTATCGCTTTTCGAACGATTTTTCCCCGCGGGAGAGGGAGCATACATCGCCCTTCGACAACGATTTCCAAGACACACCCACACCGACTACGAAGAAACGAGCACCTTACTCTTGCCTAGAGGGAACGag ATTCGGCTTTGAATTAGAAGACTCGACGGCATCCCCCCTATCGGGCAGCTCCGCCCGAGCGCGCGACGGGGACTCTCCGGCGACACGATTCCGGTTCGACTCAGACTCGCTTTCGCCTCGCTCCATGTTCGAAGATGACTTCACGACTATCTCCACCCCCAGAGGTCGGACCGCCTCCATCGCCGAGGAGGACGAGGGGGACCTGCCCCCGCTGAGGGCGAAGCCTCAACAGCACAGGGACATTAAAAAATCGGATTCCGTCAATATATTCACGAGGGAGTCGGACCCGTTCGAGGGCGACGCGTTCTTCGCGTGCACGGGCTCCGACAGGGTGGCGCGCCGGGAGAACTGGCCGGGAGAATTCCAGGGCTTCGACAACGCGTGA
- the LOC113400092 gene encoding protein disabled isoform X1: MFNHKLPTDFPMQTLRKKTSPCKFIYEPLADKNEPGRFLGEGVSFRAKLIGVLEVPEARGDRMCQEALADLKMAIRAAGEHKQRIQVHVAIDGLRLRDDKTGDSLYHHPVHKISFIAQDMTDSRAFGYIFGSPDTGHRFFGIKTDKAASQVVIAMRDLFQVVFELKKKEVEMAKQQLEGKNVTSSLIRHTTSTVTDTKTKIIPMTGEPSSSITKPEGAGEGGVAELVDLEQELCSLRRGLTQVEGLTPSTDPFGDSFIIPAQKGLLPPPPGAPRGRVPPRSLSPGKPVSFDLSSVAGDFEPKPATLVDEPDPPVHSQAAAASASAYDVFTELDPLGTGRSKPYVDKKLFFQELKNPPKKVLKDLVPPTHSLLSDILPGPSETRAEAYGPPTALSSLSRHSGGTVAIAKPPRPTFSSDFFASDPFAETDPFDNTDPFSDTFRDDPFTSLQDFPKLSSLRTEEPKSDLSKELIQDKLEPETARNVFNGPLQVSLPPEPAPKSPRLPRQNTNTSTIRQRPHASSKLNSESASPPPPLPPKKIAELSLIPPPRPPHDHEDMEESETPPLPKPARKKEPLADRSMKPRQSSLATNSSEDEYLTPAPPPLPAAKRFDITLSQLLTLTMDDLAARLRVPAATLSSMTLPQLTDYLRSYVATENEKAHVHMDPAIRPEKERITPMIPEISAPSRVPEKPAAKAPVTTEFKPQFEDNFAPTETSDGFVANFDDFDQKANPTYDKYAAFREIQEQELKAKSILDPIASEVKQEDDKELTSIADLIKTEEHKVEERKELDKSPLKSLDELTIDSFNMFRNSVSPKPIDAKIEDIKTVMKNLQIEKARRSVSPRDNGVTETKSDDNNDRYAALREITIIEPPDEFESIPPEAPKERKKSDEKSDGFDNSDFFDCIDNSSLSFNVEDAFRKSPGVKDKEEEKKVEEKKETPIEVMPPPPVRDLQPPTRLSAGSISDVNSGSSPDTKERCLPPVMSVGGLTRLGWGEGWSSDSRDSEPRTRRRRTHNRGLSVQTSSSSRDVSPWDEEPPRRAARRERESRESRESRESRESRESRESRESRHNSSGSRECLDSGSGREKEKPRDKRGSRDIDLNRDGRESARDRRDSGSGRDRRDVSKERDHRDHRERDRRDRRSREREKDTWSRERNYSRERDYRDSRSRERSKDYRDMDRHRKPIHSYDEEDYSDGGSGRSSPRERWPDQRWRRDERNYGSLGWRETRRRNELRQSEDPNERRYGSTLGWPGRRSTTIASRREVEREMRDARESARDARDARDSGRDSGRDSRDPRDSGRDSRDARDSGRDSGRDSRDPRDSGRESGRDSRDTRESVRDARDPRRRRREEPRTRPRDYRFSNDFSPREREHTSPFDNDFQDTPTPTTKKRAPYSCLEGTRFGFELEDSTASPLSGSSARARDGDSPATRFRFDSDSLSPRSMFEDDFTTISTPRGRTASIAEEDEGDLPPLRAKPQQHRDIKKSDSVNIFTRESDPFEGDAFFACTGSDRVARRENWPGEFQGFDNA, translated from the exons ATGTTCAATCACAAGTTACCGACTGACTTTCCGATGCAAACCCTCCGTAAGAAAACCAGCCCTTGCAAAT TCATTTATGAACCTCTCGCAGACAAGAACGAGCCGGGTCGCTTCCTCGGCGAGGGTGTCTCGTTTCGCGCCAAACTTATTGGCGTACTCGAGGTACCGGAGGCGCGAGGTGACAGGATGTGTCAGGAAGCGCTTGCAGATTTAAAGATGGCTATTAGAGCGGCAGGGGAGCATAAACAGAGGATACAGGTCCATGTTGCCATCGATGGACTGCGCCTGCGCGATGATAAGACCGGT GACTCTTTGTATCATCATCCTGTCCACAAGATATCCTTCATCGCGCAGGACATGACGGACTCTCGTGCGTTCGGCTACATATTTGGATCTCCCGACACCGGTCATCGCTTCTTTGGTATCAAGACTGATAAAGCAGCTAGTCAA GTAGTTATAGCAATGAGGGACTTATTTCAAGTAGTATTTGAACTTAAGAAAAAAGAAGTAGAAATGGCAAAGCAGCAACTTGAAGGAAAAAATGTTACCAGTAGTCTCATACGGCATACCACCAGTACAGTTACAGATACAAAAACTAAG ATTATACCAATGACTGGGGAGCCTAGTTCTTCTATAACCAAACCCGAAGGTGCTGGAGAAGGGGGAGTCGCAGAGTTGGTAGACTTGGAACAAGAGCTGTGCTCGCTGAGAAGAGGTCTCACGCAGGTCGAGGGCCTGACTCCTTCGACTGATCCTTTCGGGGACTCCTTTATTATCCCTGCTCAG AAGGGGTTGTTGCCCCCTCCCCCCGGCGCGCCCCGCGGCCGCGTCCCTCCGCGCTCGCTGAGCCCCGGGAAGCCGGTTTCCTTCGACCTTTCGTCGGTTGCGGGCGACTTCGAACCCAAGCCCGCCACGCTCGTGGACGAGCCGGACCCGCCG GTGCACTCGCAGGCCGCGGCCGCCTCCGCCTCCGCCTACGACGTGTTCACGGAGCTAGACCCGCTCGGCACCGGCCGGAGTAAACCTTACGTTGACAAAAAACTCTTCTTTCAGGAGCTCAAAAACCCACCAAAGAAAGTGCTCAAAGACCTCGTACCGCCGACGCATTCCCTCCTATCCGATATCTTGCCGGGCCCGAGCGAGACGCGGGCGGAGGCCTACGGGCCGCCCACGGCCCTGAGCTCCCTGTCCCGGCATTCTGGCGGCACGGTCGCGATCGCTAAGCCGCCCCGGCCGACATTCTCGTCCGACTTTTTTGCGTCCGATCCGTTCGCGGAGACCGACCCCTTCGACAACACCGACCCCTTCTCCGACACCTTCAGGGACGACCCCTTCACGAGCCTGCAGGATTTCCCGAAACTCTCCTCGCTGAGGACGGAGGAGCCGAAGAGCGACCTCAGTAAGGAATTGATACAGGATAAGCTGGAGCCGGAAACGGCCCGGAACGTGTTCAATGGGCCGCTGCAGGTGTCGCTGCCGCCGGAGCCGGCGCCCAAGTCGCCGCGACTGCCGCGACAG AACACGAACACGAGTACTATCAGACAGCGACCGCACGCCAGCTCCAAGCTGAACTCCGAGAGCGCGTCGCCCCCTCCTCCTCTACCCCCTAAGAAGATTGCCGAACTCAGCCTCATCCCGCCGCCGCGACCACCACACGACCATGAAGATATGGAAGAGTCGGAAACGCCACCGTTGCCTAAGCCTGCCAGGAAGAAGGAGCCGTTG GCCGACCGCAGCATGAAGCCGCGTCAGTCGTCGCTGGCCACGAACAGCAGCGAGGACGAGTACCTGACGCCGGCGCCGCCCCCCCTCCCCGCCGCCAAGCGTTTCGACATCACGCTCAGCCAACTACTCACACTCACTATGGACGATTTAGCTGCCag ACTCCGCGTACCAGCTGCCACGTTATCCTCAATGACTCTACCTCAACTCACAGACTACCTCAGATCATATGTGGCGACAGAAAACGAGAAAGCG CACGTTCATATGGACCCAGCCATCCGACCAGAAAAGGAAAGAATAACTCCAATGATTCCTGAAATATCTGCACCATCTAGAGTACCAGAAAAACCTGCCGCTAAAGCACCTGTAACTACAGAATTCAAACCCCAGTTTGAAGATAATTTCGCTCCGACGGAAACCTCAGATGGTTTTGTAGCCAATTTCGATGATTTTGACCAAAAAGCAAATCCCACTTACGACAAATATGCAGCATTTAGAGAAATACAAGAACAAGAATTGAAAGCAAAGTCAATATTAGATCCTATCGCATCAGAAGTAAAACAAGAGGACGACAAAGAGTTAACATCAATAGCCGACTTAATAAAAACTGAAGAACATAAAGTCGAGGAGAGGAAAGAACTAGACAAGAGTCCATTAAAGAGCTTAGACGAGCTCACGATAGATTCGTTCAACATGTTTCGTAATTCTGTAAGTCCGAAACCCATCGATGCAAAAATCGAAGACATAAAGACGGTTATGAAAAATTTGCAAATAGAAAAGGCTAGGCGTAGTGTCTCGCCGCGCGACAACGGTGTAACAGAGACGAAATCCGACGACAACAACGACAGATATGCTGCTTTAcgtgaaataacaataatagaaCCGCCGGACGAATTCGAATCAATACCGCCAGAAGCGCCCAAGGAACGCAAGAAGTCGGACGAAAAATCGGACGGTTTTGATAATTCCGATTTTTTCGATTGTATCGATAATAGTTCCCTGTCTTTTAATGTGGAGGATGCATTCAGAAAGAGCCCTGGAGTTAAAGATAAGGAAGAGGAGAAGAAAGTTGAGGAAAAGAAAGAGACGCCGATAGAAGTGATGCCGCCGCCGCCGGTGAGAGATCTGCAACCGCCGACGCGGCTCTCCGCTGGGTCCATCAGTGATGTGAATAGCGGCTCTTCTCCAGATACtaaag AGCGATGCCTTCCCCCTGTGATGTCGGTGGGGGGCCTCACGCGCCTGGGCTGGGGAGAGGGTTGGTCCTCCGACTCGCGAGACTCGGAGCCGCGCACCCGACGACGTCGGACGCACAACAGGGGACTGTCTG TGCAAACGTCGTCGTCGTCGCGCGACGTGTCCCCGTGGGACGAGGagccgccgcgccgcgccgcgcgccgcgagCGGGAGTCGCGGGAGTCGCGGGAGTCGCGGGAGTCGCGGGAGTCGCGGGAGTCGCGGGAGTCGCGAGAGTCGCG ACACAATTCATCTGGTTCTAGAGAATGTCTAGACTCTGGCAGTGGAAGAGAAAAGGAAAAGCCGAGAGATAAGCGGGGCAGTAGAGATATCGATTTGAATAGAGACGGTAGAGAATCCGCCAGGGATAGGAGGGACTCCGGTAGCGGGAGAGACAGGCGTGACGTCAGCAAGGAGAGGGACCACAGGGACCACAGGGAGAGAGACAGGCGCGATCGGAGAAgtagagagagagagaaggATACGTGGAGTAGAGAGAGGAATTACAGTAGGGAGAGAGATTACAGAGACTCGCGGAGCAGAGAGCGGTCGAAAGATTATAGAGACATGGACCGGCATCGGAAACCGATACATTCATACGACGAGGAAGA CTACAGCGATGGCGGCTCTGGAAGGTCTTCTCCCCGGGAGCGGTGGCCCGACCAACGCTGGAGAAGGGATG AGAGAAATTACGGCTCCTTAGGATGGCGGGAAACTCGACGAAGAAATGAATTAAGACAAAGTGAAGATCCAAACGAAAGAAG aTATGGATCTACATTAGGGTGGCCGGGTCGTCGCTCAACAACTATTGCTTCTAGACGGGAAGTCGAGCGAGAAATGCGGGACGCTAGGGAATCCGCCCGGGACGCGCGTGACGCTCGAGATTCCGGCCGCGACTCGGGAAGAGATTCGAGAGATCCTCGCGACTCGGGCAGAGACTCTCGAGACGCGCGGGATTCCGGTAGAGACTCGGGAAGGGATTCGCGCGATCCGCGAGACTCGGGGCGCGAGTCGGGACGGGATTCGAGAGACACGAGGGAGTCAGTCCGGGACGCCCGGGATCCGAGGAGGCGGCGACGTGAGGAGCCTCGGACAAGACCGCGGGATTATCGCTTTTCGAACGATTTTTCCCCGCGGGAGAGGGAGCATACATCGCCCTTCGACAACGATTTCCAAGACACACCCACACCGACTACGAAGAAACGAGCACCTTACTCTTGCCTAGAGGGAACGag ATTCGGCTTTGAATTAGAAGACTCGACGGCATCCCCCCTATCGGGCAGCTCCGCCCGAGCGCGCGACGGGGACTCTCCGGCGACACGATTCCGGTTCGACTCAGACTCGCTTTCGCCTCGCTCCATGTTCGAAGATGACTTCACGACTATCTCCACCCCCAGAGGTCGGACCGCCTCCATCGCCGAGGAGGACGAGGGGGACCTGCCCCCGCTGAGGGCGAAGCCTCAACAGCACAGGGACATTAAAAAATCGGATTCCGTCAATATATTCACGAGGGAGTCGGACCCGTTCGAGGGCGACGCGTTCTTCGCGTGCACGGGCTCCGACAGGGTGGCGCGCCGGGAGAACTGGCCGGGAGAATTCCAGGGCTTCGACAACGCGTGA